CACCTGCTGGAGAGGGAGTGCCTGACTGGTGCATCTGTGGCAAGTGCCGCATAATGCGAAAAACGATTGAAGAAGTATGTTGCCGTAAGGCAACATGCCTCACACTCTTGGccgtaagtcagttgtatgtttgtgtttgtagcACTTTCCATACTATCCATTTGatgcaggtacagtggaacccacattTTCAGACCTCACAAAGTCTAAGAAAttcagatcttaaaaaggagggagtcttactctTAAAATTGttgtaaatttacagaagttatgaaaaCAATAtcggagaaaacagggtcttaaaatggagtgaGTCTCCAGTATACTCAAAATGTGACAAGCCTTCAGATGGATAATACTATGTTTTCTCTCAATCTAATTTTGGTTTCCTCTTTTTTCCCAAGCTTGAAATATACAATGCCCCCTGCATAAACATTCATCCAGAAACAGACACTTGTGAGGAAAAGGaaggagaaaacaaaaaaagcaacttTAAATGGTTTTAATATATATGTGTTTAGAGAGCAAACACATGGAAATTCTAACAATCCTGTATGCAGAACATataaaacacatacataaactcAATTTCTTTACTGAAAAAAGTTAAAACCATCAGTGAGATTACATACCACACATACTTTTCAATatgaaaagaagaaaggaaaagtATATGGCAGATGTGAAACCACGGTTTCTATGTACAACAACAAATGCATATTTCTTTCTATAACAGGATTTTGAGGTCCTTATTCTGGATGAAGCTGTCCTGAGCCTGGCCAGAAAGTATCGCCAGGACATGATACGGGCAGATGACGAGGCAGACGACAACAACAGAGCCAATAGGCATGCAGCATATCGCCAGTTTATATTGTGGGTCCATGGGAGGCTTGGTGCGGGACAGAGACGTGTTATACCATCGTGTTGCGTTTGGAAGATCAGGGATAAATTTCCAGATGCATGGGGCCAATACACCGGATTTAAACCAGACCGTTTTGGCGATTAAACATGGTTAAAGCCATCCAGTATTTATAACATGTCAAATGTGTCATCTTTTCCTTGTATCTGTCTGTGGCAGTGAACAGTACAAGGCCAAAAATGGGGGCTGAAGggtatttttgagaagaaaaaaaaagaaaacttttaTCTTGAAATTATGGTTAAATTTGTCACATAATTGTGTACGTGTACttgtaaatttttttatttgagtCACCTAATCTAAAAATTACTTTTTTGTTGCAAACACTTCgtttgtaatttttttaatgGTGCTCAAATCAAATGCTGTAGATACTTTCTTCAAAGTACAAAAAGTCAGATTTACAAAAAGTCTACAAGGCCAAGAAACCTGGGGTTAAAATTGCAGAAGATACTAGTGAGTAATTACTATGCCTTTCCAATGGACCGCTAATTGTTTATCGGGGACCAAAATTCTTCGTACCGTAAATATTTGTCAAAAATCATCAAGATCTGTCTGCCCTACAGAACATATTTTTTGAGCCGTCCTCTGCCAAACACAGTATCACACAGCTCTGTGCCGCACCCACAACAAATGAAATTGAATAttgatcagcaacaacaacaaaataagagAACTCAAATAGTATGGCATTATCAACGGATGCGAAACCGAaacgtgtttgtttttctgcattTTGTGTTCAAGTGCAACTTATGAACACCCTGTTTTGCCCATTCAAAAGCTGCTTTGGCGGGCAAAAGAGCAATGATTGTGTATACAAGCTTGGAAAATACCCACAATATCTCTAACCAGCCATCACCTTCCCATTATTCCCTTGACAGAGCTAACCTATTACCCGGATACATTTTTGCTTCCACTTTCAAACGCGTTCCGTACGCCACAAAAACATGATACTTGGCGCTTGTTTTAGCCCGTTGTTTGTAGAGTTGGCATTATCTAAAAGAATTATAGAGCATGAAAGATGGAACAATTAATATTACAGAGAGCAAGATGATGTTGGCAAAATCATGTTGTCTCAAGAAACTACAAGTACAAACATTTTAGTTGGGGAAACGACAGTACTGGGTTATTTGGTGTACGAAATGACTGTTGATCGTCCAACAAGTTGATTTAGAGATTGTTAGCGTTGTATTATATTCATTACGACATAAGTTTTTGTGGACTGATTTTTTGTTTCTAGCACTACCTAAAATCACTGTGGTATAGAAATTATACATGTTGATTACACTGATTATAATTATGTTCTGATCTTATGATgtctttttgtttaaataaaaaaaactaaccAAACACTCATTTTCTATTCGGCTGAATGCAAGAAAATCTGGGTTTTTTAGGTTTTTTATGCTATAATTATGGTACACGTTGTGGATTAAGTTATGGTGTCCATTCTGTAAGGGTTTTAACACCTTGGAATATATAGCCTAACAAAAATATCTGAGGTCAATTTTAAAGATCCTGAATCTAAGATTACACAGGCAAAATGACCTGGGATAAAGCCTTCCAAAAATGGGAAAGTCGGGTAAACAAAGAAGTAATGAGTGGATTGCAGCAGatatttatttttcaccaaACACATGCTGTAAACAATTGGAAGAATACAaattctgttttgttctttcaGCTCTGAGGTATTAATAATGTTTGGTCAGAACTTTCTAAAAACTGGTTAGCTAAGAGGGTTGCAAGTCTAGTTTGAAGAAAAAGCTGGTGTGCCAGAAAATCTGGACACCTGCTCAGCTGCCAGCTGAGCAGTTGGGGGCGGAGCCTGACCCATGATGGTTCGGGCAATGCGGCGGGGATCAGCATCCTCCAGGTCTCTGCTCCTCTTCATTCCGCGTCTGTCCTGCATGCGCTTGAGAAGAGCCTGGAGGGTCAGGTCTTTTAGGTAGCTGTAGTCTTTTTCCTCTTTCACAGGGAACACAGTCCACCGTCCACTTTTTTTATTGAAGCAACGGTGGTACCtaccaataaaaaaaatgtgaggATATATTGACCAAAGCAAGCCTTACACAACAATCACTTTACACGCTGGGTCAATATATTCGTGATTGTAACATATATTTTTTCTCAATAACAACGTTATGGCAACATACCTTTTTAGTTTTTTGTAACACAGTTCTCAGTCTTAGCAACCCCCCACTAAAGTCTCGTGTTAGTACTTTGAAGAACAAAAAAAGGAGTATAGAGAATTTGTATAAAAGATACTTTTGGTTTACTGCAGCTTTACTGCAGTTTACATAATAGTTCTAACCCACGTTCCACACTATTGCTCACATAGTTGCCTACCCTGTGTGAAATGTACCTGGAAACATAATTGATGTGTCTTTTTTCTCTGACTGTTTTGAATAGTTTTCTCTTCATAATTTGATGTTTTATGTTATGAACAAATGTAATGTGATTGCAATTTCTATGATTTCTTTTCATGCAGAAAAAAGGGATACCATCAGCTTGTTTGTGTCTATTGATGTGGACAGtgtatgttggtatgtgtgctgAAGTAACCAAGAACACAATAACCcgtaacaagaaacaaacaattgaaacaacataaaaacagcaaaataatgacaaaacaaCACCATTTTAATATATATCTTACTGGATTTGTCCATCTGGTTTTGTTTTCACACTCCTCCCCAAATGGAAGTTGTGGTCCAGAGCAGCAAGGACATTCCTGATCCTGTACACTGGAGGCGTGTAAGCATACCTCTTGGCACAATACATGAGTATGTGCTGGTGAAACACCTCCAGGTCAGCTGTGCTCCTGTGTTGTCATAATGCACAGATGTCAGATATCATGGGTCTAAGTTCATACTACTGCTATCAGTATTGTTACCATACCAAACTGAACATGCTATGCTCACTTTATCGGTGTTCTGATGCTGTTTTTAATAACTTGATAGCCCAGGTTTATTCTTTACACACGGACAAACCACATGTTAATGCAAATACTATCaccctcttctcgattcccagtcaataGCCAAATTCTTGTTATCCAAAAATCGTCTACATGAAAAATATTTTGTCCAAActagactaaatgtaataaaaagatcCCACCTTAAACGAAAACAACTCACCGGAAGTTCAAGTAGTGTTTCACTTTACTGAGAAGGCGAGGGTGCAGGAGAATGTTAGCCAGTTCCTTGATGGTATCGCTGTCCTCTCTGGCGTCCAGCcaaggtttgtttctgtcactctcAGACAGCTCACCATGCTGGCAGCATCCAAGGGCCCACTCATGGTCTCCTGTGATGTGGTGCAAAACACCGCGAAGGAGCTCCTGTAcacaagttttaaaaaaaaagatacataCTCAAACAACCTTGCTACTAGGACTTACATAATCGATAAACTGAAGGCTGAAATATGTGGTTTAGTTACATATTGACAACAACCCCCCTCAGTTTGTATCCAGAGCAATTAGTTTTTCTATGCCTTGTTACACGAACGGATTTCATATATCTTCCTTGTTTCCTTATCTGAAATTTACCCCCAAAAGTCAGCACATTTTATATGGCAATTATATAATTAAGTGCATGGGGTGACAGCTGTTTGTTGGCCATGGAGGTCAACTTTTTAACATTTAAAGTACATGCatagcattaaaaaaaacataccaCAAACTGCCTGTGGTCTGTAGCTGTTCGGCAGGTGAACCAAAAATGATTCACGATGTCTTTCGTCCACTTCTGTAGAGCAGCATGTTTCCTTAGGCTTCCAAGCTAAAATACAGAAGCAAATTGTGCATTATGCATACAGCTACTTTACATACCTTTCCTAATCTATTCAATTTTACAACAATAACCATCTCAGTATTACTGCCCTtccaatgcaaaataaagttTACCAACATGGTGTCTTTTCCATATTGTTCGAAGATAGAACACTGAAGGTGAGATTATTGCATTTAACACTGTCATATAAGTTATAATAATGCTTCCATCTTGCTTGGTTTGATTTTTGGAATCTCTTTGTTATTACCCACTGGGTCATTTGTCTCAGGTAAAGCTGCTAAGGTCTTTGCAGTATATGGGAAGGTTGCACTTGCCTTCATTCAAGGAAATAATGATCATGAAACACCCTTTTGACCTCCCAATTTTAGACCTCCCCTgttaagaccttacttttccagaatgtctgttcataacctctgtaaattcaccaACATTTTAACTTTAAGACAcagttttctcagattgttgaaggtcttaaaaggggtccCATTGTGTCTGTTACTTACTTCTATTCTAACAGAAACACTAGGACATGAAACAGTTATAGACGCTTCTTTTATAAGTCTGATTTGGATCAAACATCGTATGACATAATCTAAATTCTCCTCAATTAGAACAGTTTTGACGCAGCATCACTCACTTATGTTGTCCGTCAGGTAAAATGTGAAAAGCTTTCATGAATAAACACTAAATTATCAGCTTATTACTTGCCATaaacaaaacgatttaaatcaACCTTGTcacccccgtcgcgatataaccttgaatggttgaaaacgacgttaaacaccaaataaagaaagtaaagtaaagaaagaaacctTGTCACCATATGACAATATACCTTTGTTAGTTTCTTGCTCAGGTTCTTCGCAGCATGCCAGATGTCGTGCGAATGACTCAAAGCAGGATATGTGCCCTCTGAAATATAAGCAACAGTGTCGTTACTTTGTGTTTTAATTGTATAACAACACTTGGAACTGAACTAATTTAGTGCAAATGTAAGCTCACACAACAATGTATGTgtactttaaaaaataaaaaccattacttgtcaaaaaaatgttttcttcTGATAACAACCTGACAGATgttaaaaaacccaacaacgAAACTCTTTTTAAAGCTTTTGCCATTATCGCATACTCACTCATCACAGCTCCAATGcctgtgtgtgcatctgtgacCACCTCCTTCACATTGATGCCCTTCTGCAGGAGGTCACTCATTGCCCTGCGGAAGCCCTCTGTCTCCATTCGTGGCGACTTTCCGTCCGTCTCCCTCTTGTCTACAGTTTTGATGGTCAGGATTTTTTTGGTTTCACTGTCCATCAAAGTGTATGTGCAGTACTGGGCACAGTACCCAGGCGAGTCATTGCGGCCATCTCCTGCAAAAGACCAAGAAACTTACTTGCATGCAACTATTTTTCAAGGAGTGGTAACGGCCTGATCATCAATGCATTGCGGCTGGCTTGGACTTTCACTCTTTCAGACAGGATAAAAATAATTGTCAAGGGAAGAAGGGTGGGTTTGGAATCACATTACATTTTCATGCGTGACAACACTGGCCATTATTCTTTCTGCCATTTTGCAAGAATGCAAGTAGCTtccaaagaagaaaaatcacaCACAGATCAAATCAATGAATTACCCAAAACAACTATCTCCTTGTTTCTAATTGAGTCCAGGACCCTGGTCTGGTGATCCTTCCAGAAATCATCGATCGTTGGAACAATGTAATGGCCCTGAATCTGGAAGAAGGACGTCCTTGAGAGCATCTTCAAGTTCAGGTGCTTCCCCAGCATTTCGATTTTGCCAAAATTGTTGCCCGATGTCACTATTGCCATTGCCAAACGGAAGTCCCCGCTGTGAAGGCGCCTGTTGAGAATGGGCTGGGAGcaccaggtgttgctcacatgaCCACTATCGCATacctgtcagaaaaaaacaggaTCGTAAGATTTTCATTGGAACCAGAGAGTTTTCATGAGTTTGTTTTTTATGGACATGACCATGACTGTCACAAATAATGGCTAACTTAGTGCATTCTTTTGTATCCTTAATCAATCAAAATTCAGCTGTTCAGACGCTGATTCTCTTACTACTCAGTGCTGTCAACTAAAAAGGGTCTATTTATTGTGAATTATATATCTTGTGATCCAGTCTTACCCATTTGACGTACAAAGCAGAGCCCACAAAACTGTGCTCAAGTGTGACTGGTTTGCCACACTTGTCACTGTCAGCTATGCAGGTGGTGATGGAGGTCAGGGCCAACTGCTTGACCTGCTCAACGGAGCAAAGGGCCATGGGAGAGCTTGCCACCTTTTCGCATTCCAGCTCATGTACCAGGTGGATTCCTCTCCCAATGAAgccttcctcctcttcttcttcctgagGGTCCTCTTGCTTCAGTTCTCCAAAAAACATCTCTTCGAAGCTCACCTCTGTTGCCTCTTTCTGTACTTCCTCTGGGCTGAAATAAGTGAAAACAGTGTCACCAAAGCACATAAAGGGATGGCCATAAAAAAATGCATTCAAaagtgtatacagtggaaccccccttttaagacacccccccccccccaatttaggaccctgttttctcagctttcctcttcataacctctgtaaatcttcccccattttaagactccatcctttttaagacctgattttttcagattttttgaggtcttaaaatggggattccactgtatatgtgtgtctctgCACTGTAATGTGTTTTAGATTTATTCAAGCTACAACGTCAACGGTAGACAGCTGCTATGTTGAAGGCACTGTGCTGGACAGCTAGTCTTCACGGATTCGGTTGGCCTACTTCTGTATATCAATAACAATTAATCTATATTAAACCAGTCTGACAATCACAGCGCATGACGTGCAGGAAAAGTAGCGTGCGGTGCCAGTGAGACGTAACATCATGAGTCAACTTAGAAAAGAAGCGACTAAAATATTTAGCCATCTTTATTATCAATTTTGTATTTTTCGTCAAATTCACAACATCCTGCTGTTGCCTATGTTCTTTCAGATCAACACTGCTCGCGTGAAAGAGAAGAAACCTATAACACTTTGAAATTGACCAGGACACTATAAAGTGGGACAATTTATAATGAATAGATATAGTCCGTCCGGGTGACCAGCAGAGGACGTTTTAAATCATTTTTAAAAAATCCAATAAACTTTTGCATAGTGTCTACAAATAAAAGTTGTTGAGGACGATTAGTACTATCTTGTCTGAAAAGGGTTAAGCACTAGAGTCAATAGTTTTTGTTGTACTCTGGTAACATTTTCAGCGATGTGACCAAAAGTGGGTAAATATTAACCCCGGATGAGCCTCAGTGACGCATAACGCTGACCTAAGCCAGCCAGGTGTGCCGCGTGAGCACGTTTTTCACACCAATTCTGTAACATTGCATTCCTCTGAGCGTAAAAgttaaatctaaaaaaaaaaaaatacaaacacgAGAGTTCAAATGaatatattatttatttattatgaagagcttatatagcgcgaaccacaattaactgtgctctccgcgctctacatgccgtttgaaatggaattttttacagatagacaaacagacattttttacacacaatatataacctattcacatcgaccagcaaacttcaagcctattaggcgaacattcacctttcacggcctattattccaagtcaaacgggtatttggtggacatttttatctatgcctatacaattttctcaggaaagacccttttgtcaatcgtgggatctttaacgtgcacaccccaatgtagtgtacacgaagggacctcggtttttcgtctcatccgagtATTAGACTTTGAGGTAAAGCGTGGGGCTCTTTTGGGGTATACATGTGAtaatttttctttcaatttcgGACAATTTCACGTGTACAGGGCTTAAACCACAAtagatatttgtttgtttgtttgtttgcttaatgcccagccgaccacgaagggccatatcagggcggtgctgctttgacatttaacgtgcgccacacacaagactgaAGTCGCagtacaggcttcatgtctcacccagtcacattattctgataccggaccaaccagtcctagcactaaccccataatgccagacgccaggcggagcagccactagattgccaattttaaagtcttaggtatgacccggccggggttcgaacccacgacctcccgatcacggggcggacgccttaccactaggccaaccgtgccggttccacCACAATAGATACAAACTAGTACTTTTCACACAAAATAGTACTACTTGCCTATAACAACTTTTGTTCTTAAATACATACCAAAAtatcatttgtttatttttaaataatttAAAACGTCCTAGgcaaacgacaagaagaagatttaaAACGTCCTATATTGGTCCCTCGAACAGACAATACAGTAGTCTAAGCAACAACCAAAAAGACCTTGGatacagaaaaataaaacaatgataGCACTTCCATACCAACGATGAATTTAAAACTTATGAACAAGACTTTCAACAACTTACAGAATGGCTTCCAGATAGCAGCTTGGTTCATACTCTGGATCATCAGGATCCGCTGTCTCTTCACAGTCTGACTCAGACTGCAGGGTGATGTCAATAGAAGTCAAGCTGCAAACAGTGTAAAAGGATGAAAAGTTTATCCTAGCACAAGCACAGATATTACTTTCCAGGCATAGAAAGGACAATGTTTGTACAATCTAACTACCTTACGGTTTTCTAGTATCATCGCACACACttacctttctttcttacttaatgtcacaaaataacttttaaaatgtTATTGCCCTGGTGGatgccaaaaacaaaaataaaaaaagcttaCTTAAACGGATCAAGGAATGATGCTGATGGCCGTCTCAGCGCTCTCGCAGCCCTTGTTTGTGTAGGTGGAGTACCTCTGCAACAGATATGTATCATCAATAATTATGTGATGAAATATCAGGCTCAGAAAATACCACCCACTTGCACAAGAAGATGTACAatgagaaacaaaacaaacaaaaatagaaaTCTTCCATTCAGACCTTCCCAAACCACACAAAACTACCCATAATGATCATGGCAATAGTGCCTGAACATgcataaacaaacaacaagaagaaaaaaggaaacaaaacaaacaggcaAATTTCCTTGACTGGGAACTGAACCCAGATCACTTCTGTGGAAGCACTATCATCCTACCACACCAGGTGGGCTTTCGAAGAAATAAGGGGAGTATACAATCTAACGTTGGACTGTGTCGTCCATGATGAAGCGTCATTTAGAATCTTTCATGATCAATATCTGCTACTCATACTCAACAGACATAAATGTCAGCTTGTCAGGTGGTGATGGAAACTGACCATGACTGGcatgaaaacacacaacaaatggGAGGGATCGGTTCAGAAATGACCATTTGTATGATGTTGACCAAAGTGGCATAATATTATATACATACTCagggagaaaaaaatgaagacagAAATAATAGATGGAATGGAAGCTTCTTGCTTTGGCAGCATGCACTGCTGTGCAAACCGTGCCATTTACTTCTTAGCCCCAGCACCGAGTGGTCAGATAAGGGACGACAGCGCGCTGCCTCAGactaaaaataaatgttggtaATGTGCACTGTGTGGGCTCGCTGTTGAACACACAGAACCAAGCCCTGACCTGTGACTGGTCCAGAGTGCAAAATTCGAGTTTCTGCCTGCTCTCTGCTGGGGCAAAAAcaccagggcccgtatgcttatgggagaagttcgcgacaactcccgaagttttgagtgacatcggaagtacttgcctcactttcgtatgcatgggccggaagaagggtTTACcgcgaagcaaagcgaggaagtaactcagggtattttgcgactacttctaaagttttgagtgacatcggaagtacatcctcactttcgcatgcatgggacgaaaaaagagtttactttggaagctaacgaggaagtaaatgagggtaaatgtactacagccagacccagtagtaaacacgctacttccacagtttctcagtgcaaaaaggcagggcttttcttcagtttttcatgtcaaaccgagctgacgctcccaaagagagaaaatagagggaaaagtcgtatcttctgcatgcatttcgtgcaaatttccctgaatacaaacctgagttgccagctttgacttttgtttgttctgggtctttggccaccactctttcattcccgcttatacgagggggttactgtgtttctatgaaaatgggcgtcgttgtgtgcatgtgtgagtgtgtgtgtgtgtgtgtgtgtgtgtgtgtttgtgtgcgtgcgtgcgtgtgtttgtgtgtgtgtgtgtgtgtgtgtgtgtgtgtgtgtgtgtgtgtgtgtgtgtgttcgagtgttgaagtgtaagtttctgctattttttttgtcattgctttatctctgtgtgtgtgtgtgtgtgtgtgtgtgtgtgtgtgtgtgtgtgtgtgtgtgtgtgtgtgtgtgtatttgtgcgagtgcctgtctgcctgtgtgtgcgtgcgtgcgtctgttccttcatacgtttgtttgcgtgttcgcgcgtgccgtgtgtgtgtgtgtgtgtgtgtgtgtgtgtgtgtgtgtgtgtgtgtgtgtgtgcgcgtgggtgtgtgtgtttgtgtgtgtgtgtttgtgtgtgtgtttgtttgtgtgtgtgtttgtgtgtgtgtgtgtgtgtgtttgtgtgtgtgtgtgtgtgtgtgtgtgtgtgtgtgtgtgtgtgtgtgtgtgtgtgtgtgtgtgtgtgtgtgtgtgtgtgtgtgtgtgtgttttcgatgttatgtgtgtgttcgacggtgtgtgtgtgttcgacggtgtgtgtgtgttcgacggtgtgtgtgtgtgtgtgtgtgtgtgtgtgtgtgtgtgtgtgtgtgtgtgttcgatgttatgtgtgtgttcgacggtgtgtgtgtgtgtgtatgtgtgtgtgtgtgtgtgtgtgtgtgtgtgtgtgtgtgtgtgtacccactccccacactatgatgagctgactatatttgcgccttgatattttattcatgttcttacgttttatgctgtttattgtgattcaccacacccgagtttatcgtaattgagataataaagtgttctatgtctatgtattatgtctaatacacatgcacacacgcacgtaggctacaaaaatccaatcttgactttgaactttatataaacatacatcctcttcacaattaacgaggacaaacgtaattt
This region of Littorina saxatilis isolate snail1 linkage group LG8, US_GU_Lsax_2.0, whole genome shotgun sequence genomic DNA includes:
- the LOC138972676 gene encoding uncharacterized protein produces the protein MTLSQQSNAEEEDKIMEADNQPSVIPRKRKRVTNPRHNVLSASERKRRRNQNQRVQKAKVISIGKQVNRWKELKESLGLTNPSLAELLLDTYETTKSYNTSTTTKMLHTDHEAVPHVPVSVPSRAASEKEPVPGTSGVLTSTPATTTHLFHMGHPTPGMSEISAAESESEGQLSGVEKILTTDSEDQVGPKQGGTPPTQTRAARALRRPSASFLDPFNLTSIDITLQSESDCEETADPDDPEYEPSCYLEAILPEEVQKEATEVSFEEMFFGELKQEDPQEEEEEEGFIGRGIHLVHELECEKVASSPMALCSVEQVKQLALTSITTCIADSDKCGKPVTLEHSFVGSALYVKWVCDSGHVSNTWCSQPILNRRLHSGDFRLAMAIVTSGNNFGKIEMLGKHLNLKMLSRTSFFQIQGHYIVPTIDDFWKDHQTRVLDSIRNKEIVVLGDGRNDSPGYCAQYCTYTLMDSETKKILTIKTVDKRETDGKSPRMETEGFRRAMSDLLQKGINVKEVVTDAHTGIGAVMKGTYPALSHSHDIWHAAKNLSKKLTKLGSLRKHAALQKWTKDIVNHFWFTCRTATDHRQFVELLRGVLHHITGDHEWALGCCQHGELSESDRNKPWLDAREDSDTIKELANILLHPRLLSKVKHYLNFRSTADLEVFHQHILMYCAKRYAYTPPVYRIRNVLAALDHNFHLGRSVKTKPDGQIQYHRCFNKKSGRWTVFPVKEEKDYSYLKDLTLQALLKRMQDRRGMKRSRDLEDADPRRIARTIMGQAPPPTAQLAAEQVSRFSGTPAFSSN